The following proteins come from a genomic window of Thermocrinis jamiesonii:
- a CDS encoding septation protein SpoVG family protein, with translation MKNTTNSKDSTPEVELLKFYPFEVSTKKPRLLAYADVRVDQIVIRGIKLFQAKNGGLFIQLPTVNFDGKDYPVIEVKSKTLLDRIRREVVDYYKALEDA, from the coding sequence TTGAAAAATACTACAAACTCCAAAGACAGCACTCCCGAGGTTGAACTTCTGAAATTCTACCCCTTTGAAGTAAGCACAAAAAAACCAAGACTTTTGGCTTACGCAGATGTTAGAGTAGATCAAATAGTCATAAGGGGCATAAAACTCTTCCAAGCTAAGAACGGAGGGCTGTTTATACAGCTACCAACTGTAAATTTTGACGGTAAAGATTACCCTGTGATAGAAGTGAAGTCAAAAACACTCCTTGACAGGATAAGAAGGGAGGTGGTAGATTACTATAAGGCTTTGGAAGATGCTTAG
- the def gene encoding peptide deformylase, with product MAVRKVVKFPNPILKTPTLKVDVIDESVKKLVEDMFDTMYAEEGVGLAANQIGEPLRIMVIDTTPKKESPPLKLVLINPELLHAEGTIRYKEGCLSFPGLSLEVERYRKVRFKALDLQGEEKEYELEGFPAIVFQHELDHLNGVTFIDRVSSLKRRLALEKYYKLQRQHSRG from the coding sequence ATGGCTGTGAGAAAGGTTGTTAAGTTTCCAAACCCTATATTAAAGACTCCTACACTTAAGGTGGATGTTATAGACGAAAGTGTAAAAAAGCTTGTGGAAGATATGTTTGATACTATGTATGCGGAAGAGGGAGTAGGTTTGGCTGCCAATCAAATAGGTGAGCCCCTTCGTATTATGGTCATAGACACTACTCCAAAGAAAGAGAGTCCTCCTCTGAAGCTTGTTTTGATAAACCCAGAGCTTCTTCATGCAGAAGGGACAATAAGATACAAGGAAGGGTGCCTTTCCTTCCCAGGTTTGAGTTTGGAAGTGGAAAGATACAGAAAGGTGAGGTTTAAGGCTTTGGACCTGCAGGGAGAAGAAAAAGAATACGAACTTGAAGGTTTTCCAGCCATTGTCTTTCAGCACGAGTTGGATCACTTAAACGGCGTTACCTTTATAGACAGAGTAAGCAGCCTAAAGAGGAGGTTAGCCCTTGAAAAATACTACAAACTCCAAAGACAGCACTCCCGAGGTTGA
- the resB gene encoding cytochrome c biogenesis protein ResB, translated as MLRGFAFFIISSIIFFAVAIVGLFHLKERGTIYFLLLALTGFFFTIALANFLLDTVKGLYEEYKKYRKLSTFIFEFFASLKLAIFLMIAIGVLSMLGSTYIQQGRPYEFYVQQHGPEIASWIWKLWLNDVFHSWYYILFIVLLAINLILCSYKRLPSVWKHTFSKERFQRLDEHLEKHLKPVEVVINPDKNKVIKFLQSKGFKVFVEEEGGRIYFYGEKGKYSRLGVYVVHIALLIIMAGALIDGVFGKRGTVVVAEGSREDIMRSLDGQKSYRLPFQIKLETFHIVSYEEEAKRKGKEFRGDPKVKDAIASFESKIQIIEGGKVVKEGLVAVNAPFEHGPYRIFQATYGLTGEAGWVKLSVFDRNILPEDPKRAFLGEVEIKAGQVVEFKDMLLSIDRSVLNLEDEKAGFEGDLKPALIIKVLKDGKDYNVPVIYSPELTVFAFTQMPELIDFPYIFFMEGFRPRFFSGLQISYSPGTPIIWTGSTLLVLGLILAFYTIHRKVWARLEGNTLKISFWSHKLKEEFRKTFLKSLEELGDVKEASGER; from the coding sequence ATGCTTAGAGGTTTTGCCTTTTTTATTATCTCTTCCATAATCTTCTTTGCTGTTGCAATAGTTGGTCTTTTTCATCTGAAGGAGCGTGGCACTATTTACTTTCTCTTACTTGCCCTTACAGGCTTTTTCTTTACAATAGCCCTTGCTAACTTTCTTTTGGATACTGTAAAAGGCTTATACGAAGAATACAAAAAATATCGCAAACTTTCTACTTTCATCTTTGAGTTTTTTGCAAGTCTAAAGCTTGCTATATTCCTGATGATAGCCATAGGAGTTCTTTCCATGCTTGGTTCCACTTACATACAGCAGGGCAGGCCTTACGAGTTTTATGTGCAACAGCACGGTCCGGAGATTGCCTCTTGGATATGGAAGCTTTGGCTAAACGATGTGTTTCATTCCTGGTATTACATACTCTTCATAGTCCTTTTGGCTATAAACCTGATCCTTTGCTCTTACAAAAGACTGCCAAGCGTTTGGAAGCATACCTTTTCAAAGGAAAGGTTTCAAAGGTTAGATGAGCATCTTGAAAAGCACTTAAAGCCCGTGGAGGTGGTGATAAATCCAGATAAGAACAAGGTCATTAAATTTTTGCAATCCAAAGGGTTTAAGGTTTTTGTAGAAGAAGAGGGGGGAAGGATCTACTTTTACGGAGAAAAGGGAAAATACTCGCGCCTTGGGGTTTATGTGGTGCATATAGCCCTGCTTATTATAATGGCTGGAGCTTTGATAGATGGAGTCTTTGGTAAAAGGGGGACTGTTGTGGTTGCCGAGGGCTCAAGGGAAGACATCATGCGGTCTTTGGATGGTCAAAAATCTTACAGGCTTCCCTTTCAGATAAAGCTTGAAACTTTTCACATAGTCTCTTACGAGGAAGAGGCAAAAAGGAAAGGAAAGGAGTTTAGAGGGGACCCAAAGGTAAAGGATGCCATAGCCAGCTTTGAAAGTAAAATTCAGATTATTGAAGGTGGCAAGGTGGTAAAAGAAGGTTTGGTTGCGGTAAATGCACCTTTTGAGCACGGACCCTATAGGATATTTCAGGCAACCTACGGACTAACTGGAGAGGCTGGATGGGTAAAACTCTCGGTCTTTGACAGAAACATCCTTCCCGAAGATCCAAAAAGAGCTTTTTTGGGAGAGGTTGAGATAAAAGCGGGTCAGGTGGTAGAATTCAAAGACATGCTTTTGTCCATAGACAGGTCTGTTTTAAATCTTGAGGACGAAAAGGCTGGCTTTGAAGGGGATCTTAAACCAGCTCTGATTATAAAAGTTCTAAAGGATGGTAAAGATTACAACGTGCCGGTCATATACTCTCCAGAGCTTACAGTTTTTGCCTTTACTCAAATGCCAGAGCTAATAGATTTTCCTTACATCTTCTTTATGGAAGGGTTCAGACCACGTTTTTTTAGTGGTTTGCAGATCTCTTATAGCCCGGGCACTCCTATCATCTGGACCGGATCCACTCTTTTGGTGTTGGGATTGATTCTTGCTTTCTACACCATTCATCGCAAAGTTTGGGCAAGATTAGAAGGAAAT